The following are encoded in a window of Cryptococcus neoformans var. neoformans B-3501A chromosome 13, whole genome shotgun sequence genomic DNA:
- a CDS encoding hypothetical protein (Match to ESTs gb|CF193335.1|CF193335, gb|CF190137.1|CF190137, gb|CF190874.1|CF190874; HMMPfam hit to Mito_carr, Mitochondrial carrier protein, score: 62.4, E(): 1.2e-15): MAPMEKGFSWSNIAVGATMNMFEVTTLGQPLEVLKTQMAANRSQTIGQAFSTVWSRGGIKGFYQGLIPWAWIEASTKGGVLIFTSAEIEKAAVKGFNLSPAAAGMLGGIGGGVAQAYATMGFCTCMKTVEITRHKQMSVGAPVESTFKVFLDIYKREGLAGINKGVNAVAVRQATNWGSRFGFARLAEAGLRNMKGIKEGEKLGAMDKILASTLGGALATWNQPIEVVRVEMQSALKSQDPARPAKKTVLNTLSYIYKTNGLKGLYRGVTPRIGLGAWQTICMVSFADYVKAFIGTSK, translated from the exons ATGGCCCCAATGGAGAAAGGTTTCAGCTGGTCCAACATCGCTGTTG GCGCCACTATGAACATGTTCGAAGTCACCACCCTCGGCCAACCCCTCGAGGTGCTCAAGACCCAAATGGCCGCCAACCGAAGTCAAACTATAGGTCAGGCTTTCAGTACCGTCTGGAGTCGAGGAGGTATTAAGGGGTTCTATCAGGGTTTGATACCTTGG GCCTGGATCGAAGCTTCCACTAAGGGTGGTGTGCTTATCTTCACTTCTGCCGAGATTGAGAAGGCTGCCGTCAAGGGCTTCAACCTGTCCCCTGCTGCCGCCGGTATGCTTGGTGGTATCGGTGGTGGTGTCGCCCAGGCGTACGCTACCATGG GTTTCTGTACTTGTATGAAGACAGTTGAAATCACCCGACACAAGCAAATGTCTGTTGGTGCCCCCGTCGAATCTACATTCAAAGTCTTCCTTGATATTTACAAGCGCGAGGGTCTCGCCGGTATCAACAAGGGCGTCAACGCTGTCGCTGTTCGGCAAGCTACCAATTGGGGGTCCCGTTTCGGTTTCGCTCGACTTGCTGAAGCAGGGTTGAGAAATATGAAGGGGATtaaagaaggagaaaagctGGGCGCGATGGATAAGATTTTGGCCAGTACGCTTGGTGGTGCTCTGGCCACTTGGAACCAGCCTATTGAGGTAGTCCGTGTAGAG ATGCAATCCGCTCTTAAATCCCAAGATCCCGCCCGACCGGCCAAGAAGACTGTTCTCAACACCCTCTCTTACATTTACAAGACCAACGGTCTCAAGGGTCTTTACAGGGGTGTCACGCCCCGAATTGGCTTGGGAGCCTGGCAAACTATCTGTATGGTCAGCTTTGCTGATTACGTCAAGGCTTT CATCGGCACCTCCAAGTAA
- a CDS encoding hypothetical protein (HMMPfam hit to Pkinase, Protein kinase domain, score: 268.8, E(): 8.9e-78), with the protein MATIPGGGTIMDPMHLYRARRDKERRGVLKTYKILGFISSGTYGRVYKAVLLPPPKTASAKSALPSSTRAALSLPKDKLPSPSFTEDSDPLNNPEMCMRPGDRPAKRGDVFAIKKFKPDKEGDVLTYAGISQSGAREIMLNRELHHRNLVSLREVILEDKSIYMVFEYAEHDFLQIIHYHSQTARASIPPSTLRRLLHQLLCGVHFLHSNFVLHRDLKPANILVTSQGVVKIGDLGLARLWHKPLAQQGLYGGDKVVVTIWYRAPELILGAKHYTAAVDIWAVGCIYAELLSLRPIFKGDEAKMDGKKSLPFQRDQMGKICEVLGPVKPEQWPGIVHMPEYRTYQATGPYPHSNPLAPWYHARSNSSEGYDILVKMFEWDPARRITARDALRHPWFQEEGGVDTKSVFEGSSITYPTRRVTHEDNGDAKMGSLPQSMAGGRLPSSSNFRPASGNIVQPAARKKARI; encoded by the exons ATGGCAACAATTCCAGGCGGAGGTACTATAATGGACCCAATGCACCTTTATCGTGCAAGAAGGGataaggaaagaagagg CGTCTTGAAGACATATAAGATTCTGGGATTCATATCTTCCG GAACTTATGGAAGAGTCTACAAAGCTGTGCTCCTCCCACCACCCAAAACAGCCTCTGCCAAAAGCGCCTTGCCCAGTTCGACTCGAGCAGCCTTATCATTACCTAAAGACAAATTACCATCGCCTAGCTTCACCGAAGACAGCGACCCTCTCAATAATCCTGAAATGTGTATGCGCCCAGGCGACCGTCCCGCCAAAAGGGGTGACGTTTTCGCGATAAAGAAGTTCAAGCCTGATAAGGAAGGCGATGTGTTGACCTACGCCGGTATCAGTCAAAGTGGAGCGAGAGAAATTATG CTCAATCGTGAACTCCACCATCGCAATCTGGTGTCGCTGCGCGAGGTCATATTAGAAGACAAGTCCATTTATATGGTTTTTGAGTATGCTGAACATGATTTCCTA CAAATCATTCACTACCATTCTCAAACTGCTCGAGCTTCTAttccaccttccacacttcgccgccttcttcaccagCTTCTCTGCGGAGTGCATTTTCTTCACTCTAATTTTGTCCTGCACCGTGATCTCAAGCCGGCTAACATTTTGGTTACCAGTCAAGGCGTCGTTAAAATAGGTGATCTCGGGTTGGCACGACTGTGGCATAAACCATTAGCGCAACAAGGTCTTTATGGTGGTGATAAGGTTGTGGTTACTATCTGGTACAGAGCGCCAGAGTTAATATTGGGAGCCAAGCACTACACTGCCGCTGTCG ATATATGGGCGGTAGGTTGTATCTACGCGGAGCTGCTCTCTCTTCGCCCTATCTTCAAAGGCGACGAGGCTAAAATGGACGGCAAGAAGTCTTTACCATTCCAGCGCGACCAGATGGGCAAAATCTGTGAAGTACTTGGTCCTGTCAAGC CGGAACAATGGCCAGGTATAGTTCACATGCCTGAATACCGTACTTATCAAGCCACGGGTCCTTATCCCCACTCCAACCCTCTTGCACCATGGTATCATGCCCGCTCAAACTCGTCTGAGGGGTACGATATTCTCGTCAAGATGTTCGAATGGGACCCAGCTCGTAGGATAACGGCAAGGGATGCGTTGAGGCATCCTTGGTTccaggaagaagggggagtCGATACGAA GAGTGTGTTCGAAGGCAGCTCGATCACATATCCCACAAGAAGGGTGACGCACGAGGATAACGGTGATGCTAAGATGGGATC TCTACCTCAATCCA
- a CDS encoding hypothetical protein (HMMPfam hit to Sec23_helical, Sec23/Sec24 helical domain, score: 83.1, E(): 7e-22; HMMPfam hit to Sec23_trunk, Sec23/Sec24 trunk domain, score: 145.1, E(): 1.5e-40; HMMPfam hit to zf-Sec23_Sec24, Sec23/Sec24 zinc finger, score: 78.3, E(): 1.9e-20) has product MAPRTRYAIDPSLTGHPQVPAPQQQQWPQPEYIQAAQPGYQPERYQQQAHLDPNSMPQLHNVPEKDLRPSGPYAPTQSSYHAIHPSQQLQPKQQQQEMQSPRATPPPNHIPPPPHSSGPTMSGMRVRIDPSQVPNPIEAQELDQNLYEDEDFLSCQTRGLIPLVGTDYRGVDQGNSLPRHLRATLPCVPSNGQLLDTTALPFGILVQPFAPLRYDEAPVPCVSSWVSGQSAFDPPAFKGETWGAEGEGDEQGPPRCDKCRGYINPWIRFVDGGRKWTCNLCGVLNEVPPQYFCHLAPNGQRLDHAERPELQFGTVDFPVPPSYWALQPPSGSLLDSIDSDALASTAHDLLGGLQASLGQSQPHIPTGKEQREKEKEKEKERKKFRKPIALSRVFVLDVSAHAGENGVARQVCERIRKAIYGSKESGNVEEELLGEGQRIGFVSVGETVSFWNLSSHLHAPSQAVVSDLDDMFIPFTAGFLVDPQESRAQIEHLLELLPNLAEQGREGGRVAAGSAIVGALAGLKHTGGQINLFLTSLTTHGLGTLTTRENPDYYNTDKERTLFTPSQWYLTTADQLAEAGVGVNLFLFPSAYTDIASLGALAAGTGGETFFHPRFDVVRDREKIHSELLQVLTRETAYNATVRVRCSNGLRVSDHLGNFYQRSLTDLEYATIDSAKSFTAVLKHEHRLDDRQPAFIQVAILYTSKEGERRVRCLNMSFVVTSMIGNVFKFADQEACVAVLLKAGLSQVTQRSLRDIRKSLTDRANRVLLMYRKHCAPAVQHGQLILPEGFKLLPLYALCMTKSKPIKGGSVSSDVRMHYTRHVKALPPTRVLMLLYPRLLAIHDLAPAAGFADSNTGRLVLPRFMRNSHSWMVAEGAYLMINGEIAMLWLGQAVSPQIINDLYGVDNLEDLDVRITRLPNLPTLLSTQIRNILTHLSSPHLVDQELPVIIVRQNMDGAEVEFANQLVEDSNNDALSYTDYLMTAHREITNDLSGGKGDSWRPW; this is encoded by the exons ATGGCGCCTCGCACAAGATACGCCATAGATCCTTCGTTGACGGGCCACCCACAGGTCCCAGCGcctcagcagcaacaaTGGCCGCAACCAGAGTACATTCAAGCAGCTCAGCCGGGCTATCAGCCTGAAAGGTACCAGCAGCAGGCGCACTTGGACCCAAATTCGATGCCTCAATTGCATAATGTCCCCGAAAAAGATCTTCGACCAAGTGGACCATATGCTCCTACGCAGTCCAGTTATCACGCGATACATCCTTCACAACAGTTACAGCCgaaacagcagcaacaagaAATGCAGTCGCCGAGGGCTACTCCACCTCCAAACCATATTCCACCGCCACCTCATTCTTCCGGACCCACTATGAGCGGGATGAGGGTTAGAATAGATCCGAGTCAAGTGCCAAACCCTATTGAAGCTCAGGAGCTGGATCAAAACTTGtacgaggacgaggattTTTTAAGTTGTCAAACCCGTGGTCTGATTCCATTGGTAGGGACTGATTACAGGGGCGTGGACCAAG GCAATTCATTgcctcgtcatcttcgAGCTACGCTTCCATGCGTTCCGTCAAATGGTCAGCTTCTCGACACTACCGCGCTTCCTTTCGGTATCCTGGTTCAACCTTTTGCACCGTTACGGTACGACGAAGCTCCTGTTCCATGCGTTTCCAGTTGGGTTTCAGGGCAAAGCGCTTTCGATCCCCCAGCATTTAAGGGTGAAACATGGGGAGCggagggggaaggagatgaacaAGGCCCGCCGAGGTGTGACAAATGCAGAGGGTACATCAACCCATGGATTAGATTTGTCgatggtggaagaaagTGGACGTGTAACTTATGTGGAGTTCTCAATGAGG TGCCGCCGCAGTACTTTTGCCATCTCGCTCCCAATGGCCAACGTCTTGATCATGCTGAAAGGCCGGAACTTCAATTTGGCACTGTTGACTTTCCTGTACCTCCTTCGTACTGGGCTCTGCAACCTCCTTCTGGGTCTTTACTCGACTCCATTGACTCGGACGCGCTCGCTTCGACAGCGCACGATCTTTTGGGTGGCCTGCAAGCGTCTCTTGGACAAAGTCAACCCCATATTCCTACTGGAAAAGAacagagagaaaaagaaaaggaaaaggaaaaggagagaaagaaattCAGAAAACCTATCGCGTTGAGTCGTGTTTTTGTCCTTGATGTCAGCGCACATGCGGGAGAAAATGGAGTTGCCAGACAAGTTTGTGAGAGGATCAGAAAGGCTATCTACGGAAGCAAAGAAAGCGGGAatgtggaagaggagctgCTGGGAGAAGGACAACGAATTGGATTCGTGTCTGTGGGAGAAACTGTATCTTTCTGGAACCTTTCC TCTCATCTGCATGCGCCATCACAGGCAGTCGTTTCAGATCTCGATGACATGTTTATACCTTTTACCGCTGGCTTCCTCGTTGATCCGCAAGAATCCCGCGCGCAAATTGAACATCTATTGGAACTTTTGCCGAACTTGGCGgagcaaggaagagagggtgGGAGGGTCGCCGCGGGCTCTGCTATTGTTGGAGCTTTGGCTGGTCTT AAGCACACCGGTGGCCAGatcaatctcttcctcacgTCTTTGACCACACATGGTCTTGGTACCCTTACGACACGAGAGAATCCCGATTATTACAACACCGACAAAGAACGGACACTCTTCACCCCTTCACAATGGTATCTCACCACGGCCGACCAACTTGCCGAAGCAGGTGTCGGCGTtaatctcttcttgttcccCAGCGCTTATACCGATATTGCCAGTCTTGGTGCCCTCGCTGCTGGAACGGGAGGTGAGACATTTTTCCACCCCAGGTTTGATGTAGTCAGAGACAGGGAAAAGATTCATAGCGAACTTCTTCAGGTGCTCACTCGGGAGACGGCTTACAATGCTACTGTGCGAGTGAGATGTTCTAACGGTCTTCGCGTCTCTGACCACCTGGGTAATTTCTATCAACGTTCGCTCACCGACTTGGAATACGCTACGATTGACTCTGCCAAATCGTTCACCGCTGTGCTCAAACACGAACATCGACTAGACGACCGGCAACCTGCGTTCATCCAAGTTGCCATCCTTTACACTAGTAAAGAAGGAGAACGAAGGGTTCGATGTTTGAATATGAGCTTTGTGGTTACAAGCATGATTGGCAATGTGTTCAAATTTGCCGACCAGGAAGCGTGTGTAGCTGTCCTTCTCAAAGCTGGGTTATCACAGGTTACGCAGAGAAGCTTGAGAGATATCCGGAAATCTTTGACGGATAGGGCGAACAGAGTGTTACTCATGTACAGAAAGCACTGCGCACCTGCTGTCCAGCACGGCCAG CTCATATTACCGGAAGGTTTCAAGCTCCTGCCCCTATACGCACTTTGTATGACCAAGTCGAAACCCATCAAAG GTGGAAGCGTCTCCTCTGATGTTCGAATGCATTACACTCGCCACGTCAAAGCTCTCCCACCAACCCGTGTCCTCATGCTCCTCTATCCCCGATTGTTGGCTATCCACGACCTTGCACCCGCTGCCGGCTTTGCCGACTCTAACACTGGGCGTCTAGTATTACCTCGCTTTATGCGCAACAGCCATAGTTGGATGGTAGCGGAAGGCGCTTATCTAATGATTAACGGAGAAATTGCGATGCTCTGGCTCGGCCAAGCCGTCAGTCCCCAGATCATCAATGATCTTTACGGTGTAGACAATCTTGAGGACCTCGACGTCCGCATAACCCGATTACCCAACTTGCCGACCCTTCTGTCTACTCAAATCCGGAACATCCTCACACATCTTTCATCCCCTCACCTTGTCGATCAGGAGTTGCCGGTCATAATTGTTAGGCAAAATATGGATGGGGCCGAAGTGGAGTTTGCCAATCAGCTAGTTGAGGATAGCAACAATGATGCTCTAAGTTACACTGACT ATTTAATGACGGCGCACAGGGAGATCACAAACGATCTCAGCGGCGGAAAGGGCGACAGCTGGAGACCGTGGTAA
- a CDS encoding hypothetical protein (HMMPfam hit to Cyclin_N, Cyclin, N-terminal domain, score: 171.7, E(): 1.5e-48), which translates to MPVAPTVKSARTTSVYDRSCRASASPKSSRRLSSQTKAKIQAVAAPVSQARAVPQHRKVEEVMYFEEDYSEEIIAYMNSMDNSTLASAELMDMQPELQWFMRSYLIDFIIEVHQQFRLRPEVLYLAMNIVDRYISKRVVYKKHYQLVGCAALWIAAKFEDAKDKVPLVHELSEMCCKAYDESAFIQMEGHVLSTIGWVLGHPSAEAWLRVFTTGIRYEDQKVANMARFLMEITLFHREFIGIQSSIIAAGALMLARFICGKPYKPCFPNVPETVAARVSIAIDKRFSQELEKVSEIVIRKYAPTYYDRVSTVCREWYLSGRRYTYNPVMPSTPVSGLSTPGLAPSCSSSWAKRGSWVTGSPAGSCASSEAGDDTPVTPITPIYTHVIDPFSVAAKENIAPDAGKPMAKVIPRVHNVTAPRVMRRLSN; encoded by the exons ATGCCCGTTGCTCCCACAGTCAAATCTGCGCGCACCACTTCCGTTTATGATCGCAGCTGCCGAGCCTCCGCTTCGCCTAAGTCATCTCGACGGCTGTCCTCTCAAACCAAGGCCAAGATTCAAGCAGTTGCAGCCCCAGTCTCTCAAGCGCGTGCTGTGCCCCAGCACAGAAAGGTCGAGGAGGTGATGTACTTCGAGGAAGATTACAGTGAGGAAATTATTGCCTACATGAACAGTATGGAT AACTCCACTCTTGCTTCTGCCGAACTCATGGACATGCAGCCAGAACTTCAATGGTTCATGCGCTCTTATCTAATCGATTTTATCATTGAGGTTCACCAGCAATTCCGATTACGACCAGAAGTCCTTTATCTCGCCATGAACATTGTCGACCGCTACATTTCCAAGCGTGTTGTCTACAAGAAACACTATCAACTCGTCGGATGTGCTGCTCTCTGGATTGCTGCCAAGTTCGAAGATGCAAAGGACAAGGTCCCTTTGGTGCATGAGTTATCCGAGATGTGTTGTAAGGCTTACGATGAGAGTGCTTTCATTCAAATGGAAGGTCACGTCCTTTCCACCATTGGATGGGTTTTAGGCCACCCCTCCGCTGAGGCTTGGTTAAGGGTGTTCACGACTGGAATTCGATATGAGGATCAGAAGGTTGCGAACATGGCTAGGTTTTTGATGGAGATTACCTTGTTTCACCGAGAGTTTATTGGGATCCAATCTTCAATCATTGCTGCAGGTGCTTTGATGCTCGCCAGGTTCATCTGCGGAAAGCCCTATAAG CCTTGCTTCCCCAACGTCCCTGAGACCGTCGCTGCCCGAGTGTCCATTGCTATTGACAAGAGATTTTCTCAAGAGCTGGAGAAAGTGTCAGAAATCGTCATTCGAAAATATGCGCCGACGTACTACGACCGTGTCTCTACCGTCTGCCGGGAATGGTATCTGTCAGGCCGACGATACACTTACAACCCTGTTATGCCTTCCACCCCCGTCTCCGGTCTTTCAACTCCGGGCCTTGCTCCTTcatgctcatcatcttggGCCAAGCGTGGTTCATGGGTAACAGGCTCTCCCGCGGGTTCTTGCGCTTCGTCGGAAGCTGGCGATGATACCCCAGTCACACCTATCACCCCTATCTACACCCATGTTATCGACCCATTTTCCGTTGCAGCAAAGGAGAATATTGCCCCAGATGCTGGGAAGCCGATGGCTAAGGTTATTCCCCGAGTTCACAATGTGACGGCTCCTCGAGTTATGAGACGGCTAAGCAATTag
- a CDS encoding 60S ribosomal protein L13 (Match to EST gb|CF189221.1|CF189221; HMMPfam hit to Ribosomal_L13e, Ribosomal protein L13e, score: 230.8, E(): 2.4e-66) — protein MVKHNNQLPKNHFHKDWQRRVKTWFDQPGKKKSRRVARSKKALASGAAPLQRLRPAVRCPSQRYNIRVREGRGFTTSELKLAGIRRKEALSLGISVDPRRRSKSEEGQKLNVERLKEYKSRLVVFPKKAGKPKAGDATGDALTAHITRDSIPLPASYTAEAPRAITDEEKETNAFTTLRLARAAQRNEGQRKKRLAEKEAAEKTK, from the exons ATGGTCAAGCACAACAACCAGCTACCAAAGAACCACTTCCACAAGGACTGGCAGAGGCGTGTCAAGACCTGG TTCGACCAGCccggcaagaagaagtctCGACGAGTTGCAAGGAGCAAGAAGGCCCTCGCCTCTGGCGCTGCCCCCCTCCAGCGACTCCGACCCGCTGTCCGATGCCCCTCCCAGAGGTACAACATCCGTGTTAGGG AGGGCCGTGGTTTCACCACCTCTGAGCTCAAGCTCGCTGGTatcaggaggaaggaggctTTGTCCCTCGGTATCTCCGTCGACCCCCGACGAAGGTCCAAGTCTGAGGAGGGCCAGAAGCTCAACGTTGAGAGGCTCAAGGAGTACAAGTCTAGGTTGGTCGTCTTCCCCAAGAAGGCTGGCAAGCCCAAGGCTGGTGACGCAACC GGTGACGCCCTCACCGCTCACATCACCCGTGACTCTATCCCTCTCCCCGCCTCTTACACCGCCGAGGCTCCTCGTGCCATTAccgacgaggagaaggagaccAACGCTTTCACCACCCTCCGTCTTGCTCGTGCTGCTCAGAGGAATGAAGgtcagaggaagaagaggctcgctgagaaggaggctgcCGAGAAGACCAAGTAA
- a CDS encoding hypothetical protein (Match to ESTs gb|CF189761.1|CF189761, gb|CF191102.1|CF191102, gb|CF188343.1|CF188343; HMMPfam hit to Aminotran_1_2, Aminotransferase class I and II, score: 343.2, E(): 3.5e-100), which translates to MLPRLGAIQSTTHPFFFTTTKMLVHSSKYLLARSAAISKVLPAVAARRAGSTWTNVPAGPPDPILGVTEKFKADKSPKKINLGVGAYRDGSGKPYVLPTVRKAEKILAEAMQDKEYLPITGLSDFTKLAAELAYGKDSKPLVENRLAITQSISGTGALRIGTAFLARWFPGAKSIYLPTPTWGNHIPIAKDSGLEVKQYKYFDKKTVGLDFEGMKADIKAAPEGSIVLLHACAHNPTGIDPTEAQWKELSDIVKEKKHFPFFDMAYQGFASGDTLKDAFAVRYFVEQGHQLLLCQSFAKNMGLYGERAGAISFVCESPEEKARVDSQLKIIIRPMYSNPPVHGARLVSTILGSPELTKEWLVEVKGMADRIIEMRERLYNKLVELDTPGEWGHIKSQIGMFSFTGLKPEQVDKLAEKASIYLTRDGRISMAGLNSNNVDYFAESVSKAVKGTL; encoded by the exons ATGTTACCCCGACTAGGTGCGATACAATCAACTActcatcccttcttcttcacaacCACAAAAATGCTTGTTCACTCCTCGAAATATCTCCTTGCCCGGTCCGCTGCCATCTCCAAGGTTCTCCCCGCCGTCGCTGCCAGACGAGCCGGCTCTACTTGGACTAACGTCCCTGCTGG TCCTCCTGACCCTATCCTTGGTGTTACTGAAAAGTTCAAGGCCGACAAGTCtcccaagaagatcaaTCTTGGTGTCG GTGCTTAC CGAGATGGTTCGGGCAAGCCTTACGTCCTTCCTACCGTAAGGAAAGCCGAGAAGATCCTCGCCGAAGCTATGCAGGACAAGGAATACCTTCCCATCACCGGTCTCTCTGACTTTACTAAGCTCGCTGCCGAGCTCGCGTATGGCAAGGACTCTAAGCCGCTCGTCGAGAATCGA CTTGCAATCACCCAGTCTATCTCCGGTACTGGTGCTCTCCGAATCGGTACTGCCTTCCTTGCCAGGTGGTTCCCCGGCGCAAAGTCCATATATCTTCCCACTCCTACTTGGGGTAATCATATTCCCATTGCTAAGGACTCTGGTTTGGAGGTCAAGCAGTACAA ATACTTTGACAAAAAAACCGTCGGCCTTGACTTTGAAGGTATGAAGGCCGACATTAAG GCCGCTCCTGAGGGCTCCatcgtccttctccacGCTTGTGCACAC AACCCCACTGGTATCGACCCTACCGAGGCTCAGTGGAAGGAGCTTTCTGATATtgtcaaggagaagaagcatttccccttctttgacATG GCCTACCAAGGCTTTGCCTCTGGTGACACACTCAAGGACGCTTTCGCCGTCCGATATTTCGTCGAGCAGGGTCACCAGCTCTTGCTTTGTCAATCTTTTGCCAAG AACATGGGTCTATATGGTGAAAGAGCTGGGGCCATCTCTTTCGTCTGTGAAAGCCccgaggagaaggccaGGGTCGATTCTCAGTTGAAGATTATCATTCGACCTATGTACTCCAACCCTCCCGTTCA CGGCGCGCGTCTCGTCTCTACTATTCTTGGCTCCCCCGAGCTCACCAAGGAATGGCTCGTCGAAGTCAAGGGCATGGCCGACCGTATCATCGAGATGCGTGAGCGTCTTTACAACAAGCTCGTCGAGCTTGATACCCCTGGAGAGTGGGGCCACATCAAGTCTCAGATTGGCATGTTCTCATTCACCGGTCTCAAGCCCGAGCAAGTCGATAAGCTTGCGGAGAAGGCGTCTATCTACTTGACCAGGGACGGACGTATTTCCATGGCAGGATTAAACTCTAACAACGTTGAT TACTTCGCCGAGAGCGTTAGCAAGGCTGTTAAGGGTACACTTTAA